The window AGCATATGTTGCAGCAGATGATAAAATAACAGCTACAGCCAAAGCTGCTAAAAACTTGAGTATATGTACACTAAACACCATATTAAGTGCACCAATATTTATTCCAAGGCTAGAATTTAAAAGCTTTTGCACTAATGATTTGTATTTACGAAAATAACCTATGTTCAATGCAGAAAAGCTGTAAAAACACTATTCTATTTTTTCATTCAATCTAATAGTTTCAATTAAAAAGCATTTGACTTGTTATAGCAGAACTGTTTTAAATTCCATAAGCTAATCTGGTTTGATTTCTATCCAATACTTTGAAATCTCTTTGTAGAAAGCTGTTTCCATTTTCTTTTTTAGTTCATCTGGTGTTAGAGGGATTATATCGAAGCTTATTTCTCTTGGTAGCTTCAGTCTAACTAGCTCAACTCTTTTTGGAAAATCCATGCCCTTGAAAATATCTGAAACAACAACTATGTCAACATCGCTATCAATCATGTGATCACCTCTGGCATAGCTTCCAAAAAGATATATTGTTGCGTTAAGCTCTTTTGCAACCTTCTTAAGAGCCTCAATAACTTGATTACGGATCTCTAATAGCTTTTGAGACCTCATTAACAATCACCTCAGCTATTTGCAAAGCCTCCTTGGCTTGACCCTCATCAATTTCCTCATGAGGTCTCTCAATTCCTGCGTTTGGATATCTAGCTAGTGTGTAATATGCTGAAAGTTTTGCTAGCAAACCCTCATCAATTTTTTGATTAATAAACTGCTTCAATCTTCTATACAACTTAACGATATCATGACCCCTCACATACTCTCCAAGTACATGTATTGCTAGAGCCTTCAAAGCTTTTTCAGCTGCTTGTTGGGAGGCGAAGCAAGACCAGTTGTAATCTCCTACACCAATACTGTTTCTAGCATGTCTCAAATCAGCTTTTGCTTCCTCAAGCCAGTTAACAACCTCATCTCTTATAGGCATATCCAAACAACCTCAGCAAATCTAACCTCCTCCCAAACGTGAAGAGCAAGGATTTCTTTAGAGCTATTCATCGAATCCCAGCATCTATTTATTTTTACAATAGCTTTAAATGCTTTGCATCCACTATAAGATTTGTTGAAAGCATGTTATAAATGTTTATTCAAAGCTTTTGCAAGATCCGTTGGTTAATTGCATTAGATTCTAGTAAATGTTGTTTTTGCTTATAAACCATTTTGTGCAGCTTTTATGCTGCTTGGTGAAAGCGTTTTGAGGTTGAATCTATGTGCTGAGGGTTTTATCAGAAGTGGAGATGTTGATTTGAGACTAATTCTCTCCACATATAACCTCTGCTTTTGGCTTATAGAAAACGGTGCCTATGTCTATCTACCTGTGGATTATTTTGCTGTTGCTTTTGTGAAAATCAGTGGTGAATACAATATCTATTCGCAGAACTGTGATGATGTTGATAGGCTTGTTTCAATTCTTGAGAATGTTCTTGGGCTTCGAGAAAACACCTTGGATTTCTATGTCATAGCTCATGAAGATTCTTTGCTAGGCCCATTTGCAAAAAGCTACTATGGTTGGAGACTAAGATCAACAAGCTTGTGGTGGGCGCTTGTAACAGGTGTTTGTCAGCAGAATGCAAGTTTTAAGCAGGGTTGGAGAATGCTTCACAACATTGTTAAGGTGTATGGGAAGAGAGTTGGTGTTGGTGATAAGGAGATTCTTAGACCACCAACACCAAGAGAAGTTCTTGAGAATAGTGAAAAGCTTTTAGAGGCTGGAGTTGGCTATAGAGCCAAGACAATTACAAATATTGCTCGCTTTATTTTGGAAAACAAAGTTTCTGAAGATGACTTGGCCAGTGCAAGCCCAGAAGAAGCTGAGTCAATTCTTATGGAGATAAATGGTGTTGGATTATACACAGCAAGACTTGCACTAGCATTTTCACTAAGACGCTACGAGCTTCCACCAATAGACAAGTGGCTTAGAAAAATTGCAAGCATGGCTTACTCAATTGATGAGAAAAGCGTTGAAAAATATTGGATTAGCAAATGGGGCAAATGGTCAGCACTAGCAGCAATAGCAGTTACCATAGCACTAGATGCAGAGCCCTTAACAAAGGCATTGACCAGAGTGAAAAACAAACAGCTTCTACCAATGAAAAACCTTACACCAACACCAATAAACATGATCGGTTTTTGCAATTCTACGTAAGACCCACATACTAGTTAAAATTATTCACAAATGAAATCGAATTACGTATTTCGCTTTTGTAAACAATAAATATATTGAAAACTGACAAAATTTTAATGCTAACTTCTCTAGCTTTGAGATGCACATATATTATCTTTCTGTTTAGTGAAAAATTGTGACTAGGTGCAAGTGTTGCGTAGAGAAGCTTTTATGTGGTTAAAGCAAGCAGAAAGTGATTTGAAAAAAGCTTTAAATGATTTAGTGACTGGTGATTGGGACTCGGCTGCTTTTTGGTCTCAGCAAGCAGCTGAAAAGGCTTTGAAAGCATTGTTGTTGGAGCATGGCCTGGTCTATAGAGGTCATGAATTGCTTGAAATAGCTAATCTTATTGAGAAGGAGTTGAATATTAATGTGGATGAGGTGAGGAATTTACTTAGAGATCTAACAATACATTATGTCATATCTAGATATCCAAATGCTGCAAATGGTATACCAGCAGAGCTGTATACCAAGGATATTGCTGAATCTCTTGTGGAGAAGGCTAGAAGGGTGGTGGAATGGGTAAAGCAATATCTGCATTAAAGTCTCAGGAAATGGCATTGGAGAAGGCTAGAAAGGTTGTGGAGAAGGCTAAGATAATTTGCTTGAATCGTGGATGGAGATTGATAGCATCATACCTAGTTGGGAGCAGGGCCCGAGGAGACTACACTGTTGAAAGTGATGTGGACATAGTGCTTGTAGTCGATGGGTTAGAGAAGATGAATAGACTAGAGAGGCTTGAAGCATTTAAATATGCTCTAGAACCTGGAGTAGATCTATTCATATACACACCTAGCGAGTGGTTTGGTGAGGAATCAGTATGGATCAAAGAATTAAAAAAAGAAGCAGTAGAAATAAAACAATAAATAATTTAGCAGCAAAAACAAAACACACTCAAGAGAAAATCTTCTAGAACAATCTCTTTGTAGGATACAGCCTCTATGCTATTAACTAATATTTTGAAAATAATTCATCAAAATCATTTCTGATTTGCAATAGCAAAGTAAAACATTGCAATGCTCTTATAAAAAGTATGGATAATACCATTGTTAATAAATTCAAGAAGACTGAGGAAAAATCTGAGAAAGAAGCACTTAGTTCATTAAGCATCTAAAATTCTTTGCATTAAAGATCTCTTATTTAACATAATTATTGATACTTTGATTAATTCTAAAATGAGAATATTAACTAACATAATCACATAGTTATATGGTAATATAATGCAAGTGTATTTGTTTTAAAGGAATTCAAAGAATCATTAGCTAAGGAAAAAGGTGATAAGAATTGAAGCAATTTTCGCTAGATCTTTATAAAGAAGCTAAGTGTAATAGGGCTAAAGAATCCTTTAATGAATTCAGAAAATTGTTGTCTGAAGAGAAGCTGGAAAACATAGTTAAATCGAGTGAGAAATTCAGAAAAGGGTTTAAGATCCGATGAAGCTAATTGGTACAGGTGTATTGATTATTGATGATTTATTTCATTATGATGTTTTAGATGTTGGAGCCATAGCTTTATTTTAACTTTATTGTGTTGTATACTTTATAGTTGCTGTCTCAAGATTTTTGTAGTAGGTGTGTAGCTGATTATGGTTTCGGGGTCTGAGGGTCGGAAGTGGCTGGTTGTGGTTGATACTCTTAGGAGTGTTGATTGGATAGGGTTAGGTGTTGAGTTGTTGATTCTTCATGGGTCTGTTTTGAGAAGTGAGACTCCTAGGGATATAGATCTTGTGGCTATAGTGAGTGATAATGTTGATGAGGATGATGTTGCTTTGAGAATTATGGAGTTTGTTGAAAGCAGATTTGGTTTGGAGGCTGATGTTTATATTGTTAAGGATCCTGGTGATGCTAATTGCTTTTTGCTTTGGGAAGCTCTTCGCAATGGTGTAATAGTTTATCAGAAGTCTGTTGGTAGAGAGAAGCTTGTGAAGGCCATAAACATATGTTACGACTTTATGTTGTCGCGTGAGAAGCTTGGCTATACCGAGACATTGGTTAAACGGGTTATGAGGGATGCTACATAAGAGACTTTTAGAGATAATAGCAGTGCACACAGATCTCTTAGAGAAGATAAGGGAGAGGAAAGTTGATTGGGATAATATCCTAGAGCTCTACTCGGTTCTGCACACGCTTCAGATACATGCTCAAGCAATTATAGATTATCTTCTACATACATGTGCAATCATAGGGGTTCTGGTTTCATTGCGGTTTGTGCTTGTTGATATCTCCGCTTGCCTCATCACCCCCTATCCAGCCTCCTCACCCGCTCTTCGGGAGCCTGTCTCCCTCGAGCGAGTGGGGGGCTTCATAGAGGCCCTTCCTCCCCCTCGCAACTGCTCATAGAGTTCACAGTGGACTTCTCAAAATATTTACTATGGATAGAAAAGTTTATAAGAATTTCTGTATAGGATTTATATAAACAGCTATGAATAGACGTAAAACCCAAAACAGCAGCGAGAGGCATATCCTCTGAAACATCAATTAAATGTGTAGAAGAATTGAAAGGAAGAGGGGTAATCAGATCTGAGGATGCTGAATTCATAAAAAGAGTTGTGAGATTCAGAAACAACATACTAGTGCATGGATATGCCTCCATCGACATAGAACGTGTGAAAAGAGTTATAGAAACGAGGGGATATGCCAAGGCATTTCAAATCATAGAAGAGCTACATAAAAGGTTAGAGGAAAGTAAATTAGTAGATCCTTAGCAATGATTAAAAGTTTAAGATTTCATAGAGCTTGTGTTAATGGAAACACCCTCCACCTGTTTTATCAATAAACTTTATATACATCTGACTTAGTTAATTTGATGTGGTGAAATTGTTTTGAGCAAAGGTATTTGTGATGTTCATATTCATTCATGGGGAAAGGAAACTGCTGAGGATGTGGAGAAGGCATTTGATAAGGCAAATGTGGAAAAAGGTGCTATATTTTCTTATCACCCACATCTTCTAAGGGATGTGTGGACTCCTATTAGTGTTGAAGAATTTAGAAATTCCATAGTGCACATATCTGGTATTCAGAAGATGTTGAGTGGTAGAGTTTATGGATTTGCTTTTGTTGATCCACGCATGGTTAAAGATGTTAACGAGTTGGTTAAGTTGGTTGAGTGGGCTATTGCTGATAGGGAGTTGAGAGGTGTTAAGATGATTCCAGCTGGTTGGTATCCCTATGAGGAATGGCTTTACCCCTTGTATGAAAAAATTGAGGAACTTAACGTTCCAATACTTTTCCACTGTGGAATCTCCTGGGGATTTCCAGATTCCTCAAGATTTTGCAGACCAACACACTACGAAGCTCTTATGAAATTCAAAAAATTGAGATTTGCATTAGCACATATATGCTGGCCATGGGTTGACGAAGCTCTTGCAGTTGGTGGCAGGTTTCTATATCCAACAAAATATGGCTGGATATCATCTCCGTATGGAAGATCCCAGCTAATCATCGATATCTCGTCAGGTGCTCCAATGCAGTGGAAAATAGATGCACTGTTTAAAGCTATAACATATTTAGGTGCCGATATGCTTATATTTGGCTCTGATTGTGGTGTTGATGCAAATTGTATAAATGCAGCTGTTAATAGAGATTTAATGATTTTAAAAACAATTCTTGCTAGAAGCGATGAAGAAATAGAGAAGATATTTAGAAAAAATTTTGAGTGGTTTATTTCAGGCAAGCTGAGCTAGTTCATCTCTGAATTGCAAAAAGCAATGAACTGAAATCTATATAACTGTAACTGTTTTTGCTAGGTTTCTTGGCTTATCCGGGTCTAAGCCCTTTAGAGTTGCTGTGTAGTATGCTATTAGCTGTAGTGGTATGGCATATGTTATTAGTCTTGTTTCCAATGGTGCTCTAGGCATTTCAATTACAACGTTGCTATACTTTTCTATGCTTCCACGAACCATGTTTTCAGGAGCTATTGTAGCTATCCATGCTTCTCTAGCCTTCATCTCCTCTATGTTTCCCTCAATAAGCTCATCTAGAAATCCTATGTAGATAAATATCACTGGATAGTCCTTGTCAACAAGTGCTATTGGACCGTGCTTAGATTCTCCAGCTGGATAAGCCTCTGCATGTATATATGCAATCTCCTTGAGCTTTAGAGCGCCCTCCATAGCTATTGGAACACCAAAAACCCTGCCAAGATAGTATGCAGAGTGTTTTTGGAAAAGCTTGTTGGCAACTGCCATAGCTTTTCCCTGTGAAACACTAAGAGCTTTTTCAGCAATCTCATAACTCATTTTAATTCCATGAATCATAGCCTTTGAATCAACATTTATTGCAGAGCTTTTCTCAGCTAACTTAGCAATGATGTAGAGAAGTGTGAGAACTTGTGATGTGAATGTTTTTGTTGCTGCAACAGCTATTTCAGGACCTGCCCTCATAGATACTACATAGTCTGACTCTCTTGCAATTGTTGAAAAAGGATTGTTTACAATAGCAACTGTTTTAGCTCCTCTCTCCCTAGCTTCTCTCAAGGCAAGCAAAGTATCTATTGTTTCCCCAGATTGGCTAACACCAATAACAACATCACCCCATTTAACAACTCTTGAAACAACTCTAAACTCTGATGATATCAAAGCCTCTGCATCTACACCAAGAAATCTTCTAAATGCTATAGCCCCTAAAAGAGATGCGTGATAAGATGTTCCAGCAGCTACTACATATATTCTCCTAGCATTTTCAAGAATCTTCAGAACCTCTGAAAGATCTTGTGTTTGAAGAGATGAAAATGTTTGTGCAAGTGCATATGGCTGCTCCATAATTTCTTTCAGCATGTAATGTGGATATCCACCCTTTTCAACATCTTGCATAAAGGAATCAACAATCTTTAACCTGTTGTAGACATCAACCACAACCCCACTCAATGTTTCTATATGCACAGTGTTTGGAGATATGAAGCCAAGCTCACCATCATTTAGCACTATAACCCTATTTGCAAACCTAATGAATGCTGCTATATCACTTGAGACAAAGTCTGCCTCTTCCCCAACACCAATAATAAGTGGGGAAACATTTCGAGCAAAAAATATTTTGTTTGGTTCATCAGCATCTATAGCAACAATTGCGTAAGAACCTCTAAGCATTGAAACAGCTTTTTTAAATGCATTAAAAGTTTTCATCCCACTTTTCTTGAAATGCTCAATTAGATGTGCAATAACCTCGCTATCAGTTTCACTAGAAAATGTGTGTCCATTGGCCAAGAGAAAGTTTTTTAAATCGATATAGTTCTCTATGATCCCATTATGAGCAATGGCAATTCTTTTGCTGCAATCCATGTGTGGATGAGCATTGTTTTTAGATGGTTTTCCATGTGTTGCCCATCTCGTATGGCCAATACCAACACTTGCTTCTATTGACAGCAATTCAGATGAGTTGAACAATTTATCAACAACACCAACATCTTTAATAACAACAATACTGTTTTGAGAAATAACTGCAATACCAGCTGAGTCATACCCTCTATACTCAAGCTTCTTCAAACCCTGTCTAAGAATTTCAACACAATTGATAGAGATGGAGGAGCCAGAAGCTTTTTTCACAACTCCTATAATGCCACACAAAGCTTTCCCCACTCTAACCCCAAGTATCTATAGCTAAACGCTTTTCAGTATCAAATGTGTTGAGAAGCCTTCTTATATTTATTTTGTTATTGTTTAGCATCTTGCTTTCCTCAGCACAATTACCAAACCTGTTGCAACAAGACTTGTTATTACAATTAATAATAAGATGTTTTCTCTAACGCTATTCACATTCTCATGAAACATTGTTATTATTGTCGCTGTTTGTGTAACTGTCTTTTGTGTTGCAACTGTAACTGTGGTTGTTAGTAAAGGCGTTTTTGTTAAAGTTTTTT of the Ignisphaera cupida genome contains:
- the glmS gene encoding glutamine--fructose-6-phosphate transaminase (isomerizing) → MGKALCGIIGVVKKASGSSISINCVEILRQGLKKLEYRGYDSAGIAVISQNSIVVIKDVGVVDKLFNSSELLSIEASVGIGHTRWATHGKPSKNNAHPHMDCSKRIAIAHNGIIENYIDLKNFLLANGHTFSSETDSEVIAHLIEHFKKSGMKTFNAFKKAVSMLRGSYAIVAIDADEPNKIFFARNVSPLIIGVGEEADFVSSDIAAFIRFANRVIVLNDGELGFISPNTVHIETLSGVVVDVYNRLKIVDSFMQDVEKGGYPHYMLKEIMEQPYALAQTFSSLQTQDLSEVLKILENARRIYVVAAGTSYHASLLGAIAFRRFLGVDAEALISSEFRVVSRVVKWGDVVIGVSQSGETIDTLLALREARERGAKTVAIVNNPFSTIARESDYVVSMRAGPEIAVAATKTFTSQVLTLLYIIAKLAEKSSAINVDSKAMIHGIKMSYEIAEKALSVSQGKAMAVANKLFQKHSAYYLGRVFGVPIAMEGALKLKEIAYIHAEAYPAGESKHGPIALVDKDYPVIFIYIGFLDELIEGNIEEMKAREAWIATIAPENMVRGSIEKYSNVVIEMPRAPLETRLITYAIPLQLIAYYTATLKGLDPDKPRNLAKTVTVI
- a CDS encoding nucleotidyltransferase domain-containing protein, whose protein sequence is MRSQKLLEIRNQVIEALKKVAKELNATIYLFGSYARGDHMIDSDVDIVVVSDIFKGMDFPKRVELVRLKLPREISFDIIPLTPDELKKKMETAFYKEISKYWIEIKPD
- a CDS encoding DNA-3-methyladenine glycosylase family protein: MRLNLCAEGFIRSGDVDLRLILSTYNLCFWLIENGAYVYLPVDYFAVAFVKISGEYNIYSQNCDDVDRLVSILENVLGLRENTLDFYVIAHEDSLLGPFAKSYYGWRLRSTSLWWALVTGVCQQNASFKQGWRMLHNIVKVYGKRVGVGDKEILRPPTPREVLENSEKLLEAGVGYRAKTITNIARFILENKVSEDDLASASPEEAESILMEINGVGLYTARLALAFSLRRYELPPIDKWLRKIASMAYSIDEKSVEKYWISKWGKWSALAAIAVTIALDAEPLTKALTRVKNKQLLPMKNLTPTPINMIGFCNST
- a CDS encoding amidohydrolase family protein, with translation MSKGICDVHIHSWGKETAEDVEKAFDKANVEKGAIFSYHPHLLRDVWTPISVEEFRNSIVHISGIQKMLSGRVYGFAFVDPRMVKDVNELVKLVEWAIADRELRGVKMIPAGWYPYEEWLYPLYEKIEELNVPILFHCGISWGFPDSSRFCRPTHYEALMKFKKLRFALAHICWPWVDEALAVGGRFLYPTKYGWISSPYGRSQLIIDISSGAPMQWKIDALFKAITYLGADMLIFGSDCGVDANCINAAVNRDLMILKTILARSDEEIEKIFRKNFEWFISGKLS
- a CDS encoding HEPN domain-containing protein, translating into MPIRDEVVNWLEEAKADLRHARNSIGVGDYNWSCFASQQAAEKALKALAIHVLGEYVRGHDIVKLYRRLKQFINQKIDEGLLAKLSAYYTLARYPNAGIERPHEEIDEGQAKEALQIAEVIVNEVSKAIRDP
- a CDS encoding HepT-like ribonuclease domain-containing protein, yielding MSSETSIKCVEELKGRGVIRSEDAEFIKRVVRFRNNILVHGYASIDIERVKRVIETRGYAKAFQIIEELHKRLEESKLVDP
- a CDS encoding HEPN domain-containing protein; the protein is MLRREAFMWLKQAESDLKKALNDLVTGDWDSAAFWSQQAAEKALKALLLEHGLVYRGHELLEIANLIEKELNINVDEVRNLLRDLTIHYVISRYPNAANGIPAELYTKDIAESLVEKARRVVEWVKQYLH
- a CDS encoding nucleotidyltransferase domain-containing protein — translated: MGKAISALKSQEMALEKARKVVEKAKIICLNRGWRLIASYLVGSRARGDYTVESDVDIVLVVDGLEKMNRLERLEAFKYALEPGVDLFIYTPSEWFGEESVWIKELKKEAVEIKQ